CATCGGCCGGTTGCTGTCGCTGGGAGGATGCGCCGCGCTGCTGGCCGCGGCGATCGCCCTGTTCGGCGTGACGCAGGACGACGCGATCCGCAGCTATGCGCTGGGGGCATGGCCGGCGCCGTTCGGGATCGTGCTCGTGCTCGACCGGCTGTCGGCGACGATGCTGCTGGCGGCGGCGACGCTGGCGGCGGTGGTGCTGCTGCACGCGATCGTCACCGGCGCGGATCGCAAGGGCTGGCATTTCCACGCGCTGTTCCATTTCCAGCTTCTGGGCATCAACGGCGCGTTCCTGACCGGCGACCTGTTCAACCTCTTCGTGTTCTTCGAGGTCCTGCTGATCGCGTCCTACGGCCTGATGCTGCATGGCCAGGGTGCGCTGCGGCTGAAGGCGGGCGTCGCCTATGTGGTCGTCAATATCGTCGGATCGGCGCTGTTCCTGGTCGCGCTCGGCCTGCTCTACGGCCTTACCGCCACGCTCAACATGGCGGATCTGGCGGTGCGGGTCGCCACCCTCGGGGAGGAGGATCAGGGGCTGCTGCGTATCGCGGGCCTGTTGCTGACGGCGGTATTCGCGCTGAAGGCGGCGGCGGTGCCGCTCCACCTGTGGTTGCCGCGCACCTACGCCGCGACGATGCCGGTGGTCGCCGCACTGTTCGCGATCATGACCAAGGTCGGCGTCTATGCGCTGATCCGCACCGTCCCGCTGATCTTCGGCGCGACCGCGGGTGCGGCGGCGTGGGTGCCCGCGCCCTGGCTCCTCCCATCGGCGATCCTGGGTGCCGTCGTCGGGTTCGTCGGCGTGCTCGTGGCGCGGGGAATGCGCGAGCAAGCGGCGTTCGCGATACTGGCATCGACCGGCACGCTGCTGATGCCCGTGTCGATGTGGCGGGAGGCCGCGCTGGCCGCCGCGCTCTATTACATGGTGCAGGCGATCGTCGCGGGCGCGGCGCTGTTCCTGGTCGCGGACGCGACGATGCGGCGGCGCGGCCAGTATGCGGACGCCCTGGTACCCAGCCCACGCTTTGCCGGACAGGATGCCGCGGGCCTCTCGTACCTCGTCGCGGCGATCGGCACCGTGGGATTGCCGCCGCTCGCCGGCTTCGTCGGCAAGCTGTCGATCCTGGACGCGAGCTTCGCCGGCCCCGGATGGCCCGCGATCTGGTCGACCATCCTCGGCACGACCCTGATCGGCGTCGTCGGCTTCTCGCGCAGCGGATCCTCCCTGTTCTGGAAGACGGCGGCGCCGGATGCCGAAGCCGTGGCCGTGGTGCCCCGGTCGCGCGCCGACTTCATCGCGCCGGCGCTGCTGCTGCTGCTGCTGGGGGCGCTGAGCGTCTGCGCAGGCTGGGCGGAGGCGCAGACCCGTGCCACCGCCGCACAGGTCATGGCGCCGGAACGCTACGTGGCCGCGGTCCTGGGGACGGCACGATGAGGCGGCTGCTGCCCCATCCCGCGCTGTCGGCGATGCTGCTGACCGTCTGGCTGCTGATGGTGAACGATGTCACGGTCGGCGGGATCGTGCTGGGGGCGGTCTTCGCGCTGGTCCTGCCGAAGTTCACCCAGCCCTTTTGGCCGGACCGCCCCCGGATACGCTTCCGCCGAGCCCTTCTCGGCTATCTGGCGATCGTCCTCCTCGACATCGTCGTCGCCAATTTCCACGTCGCGCGGCTGATCCTGTTCCGCCGCAACCGCGATCTGCGCTCGCGCTGGCTCACGGTACCGATCCGGCTGACCACGCCGGAGGCCATCACGATGCTGGCCGGCACGATCAGCCTGACGCCCGGTACGGTATCGTCGGATGTATCGGCGGACGGCCGCTTCCTGTTGGTCCACGCGCTGGACGTCGCCGACGAGGCGGCGGAGATCGCGCGCATCCAGATGCGCTACGAAGCACGCCTGCAACGGATTTTCGCATGATCGGCATCGCTCTCCACCTGGCGGCGGGCTGCATCGCGGTCGCGCTGGTGCTGAACCTCTGGCGGCTTCTGCGCGGACCCGCGCTGGGCGACCGCATCCTTGCGCTGGACACGATGGTCATCAACGCGATCGCCCTCATCGTCCTGATCGGCATGATCGGCGGCACCGATTCCTATTTCGAGGCTGCGTTGCTGCTGGCGATGGTCGGTTTCGTGAGCACCATCGCCTATTGCAAGTTCATCCTGCGCGGGGACATCGTGGAATGAGCGTGCTGGCCAACCTCGTCATCGTCGCGCTGCTGGTGCTGGGCGGCGGGTTCGCCCTGATCGGCAGCTGGGGCCTCGTGCGCTTGCCATCGACGATGGAGCGACTGCACGGGCCCACGAAGGCGACGACCCTGGGCCTGGGCGCGCTGCTGCTCGCCTCCGTCGTCCATTTCCAGGCGCGGCTCGGCATCTGGACCGCGCACGAGCTGCTGATCTCGCTGTTCCTGTTCATCACCGCGCCGATCTCGGCCAACATGATCGCCAAGGTCCACCTGCACCGCACGCGCGCCGGTGCCGACGGCGAGCACGACGGTATCGCCGGTCGGCCGCAGCGTCCCGGGGGAGATGCGGACTGGGCGACGTTCGAGGCGCCGAAGCGGGGCACGCCCGCGTCGACGGCGAGCGACTGAGCCGCCGTGACGATCAAGGGCCACCGTCCAAACTACCACCTCTATCGCCGATGTCTTGGGACGCACTGCACCAAAACGATACCGAACGTGACACTGGAGACTATCCATCCAATGGAAACTTACATTAGTAATGCAGGATGGAGCTGGATGATTTATATGAGGTTGCCATCCGACCCGAGCGGGAGTTCGAGGGCAAGTGGGGCATCCGCCTGCTGGAAAGCGGGGAGTGGATCCCCGTTACTTTCCGCACCGAGGATGACGCCCGCGAGGCGGTCGCCGCAGCAGGCAGAACGGATTGATGCAGCGCGGAGAAGGGTTTTCGGTGATCAATAATCCGTATTCCGAGGGTGTGGCCGCCCGGGCGTCGCAGCGCATGCGCGTGGAAGATTGTCCCTACACCACGGAATTGATGCAGCAGGAGCGCGCGGATTGGCTGCGCGGCTTCGGCTCCATCGATCATCCGGGGGCGTCGTCGGCTTTCCCGCGCCGACCCGAGCAATAGGCCGCGCGCGGCGAATCGCCCGGCATCGGCTTGCGTCAGCCACCCGCCGGCCGTCGGGGCCACGTGGCATGTCACCAGGAGAATGTCGCGGTCGATCGGCGACGGCCGATCGCGAGGGCGTCGGCCACCAGACGGCTCGGCTCGTCGTCCAGATCCGATCGCCCGTCGTCGATCAGGCCGGCGAAACGCCGGTAGAGACGCGGATATTCCTCGTTCGGGTATGAACGGCGCTGGCCGTCGAGGAGCAGGACGCGGCCCCCGTCGTCCAGCCGCAACACGCCGTCGTCACACTCCACCACGATCGTCCAGCACGGCGCGTCACGCTCGAGGAAATCGAGCGACATGCGCCCGTCGGCATCGCCGCAGGCCAGCCCGACCTCCGCGGCGATCGGGCTTTGCCGGTCGTTCGGGATCGCCAGGTCGGCCTGCGTCACGAGCAATCGGCCGGGCAGGATGGCGGTGGCGATCGACAAGGCGTTGATCGCGGGGTCGAACACGCCGAAGCCGCCGGCGTCGAGGATCCAGTCCTGCCCGGGATGCCAGCGGCGGATATCCTCCTTCCAGTCGATCCGGATCCCCGACACCCGGCGCGATGCGAGCCATGCGCGGGCCGGCTCCACCGCGCCCGCGGCGCGCGAATGCCATGCCGCGAAGAGCGTGCGACCGGCCGCGGCGGCCGCCTCTCGCAACAACGCCACCTCCCCCAGCGTCGCCGCAGGCGGCTTTTCCAGCAGCACGTGCAGCCCCGCCCCGAGCGCCTTGGCGGCCAGCGCGGCGCGCCCCTGCGGCGGGGTGCAGATGGCGACGGCGTCGAGCGTCGGACCGGCGCGCAGCAGATCGTCCAGCGTCGCGAACGCCGGCACGCCGTCGATCCCGCCGCACGGGTCCGCGGTCGCCGCCAGCGTGAACGCCGGGTCGTTTTCGATCGCCGGGACGTGGCGATCGCGCGCGATCTTCCCGACCCCCACCAACGCCACCTTCATCCCGTATCGCTCCAATTATCGTACAAATGTCTTCCTAGCTGCGTGCCGATCGGCTATCAACCGCCGACATCGCCGCCGCATGGCCATTTGACGAGAGACCGGATGAGCAACGACGACCTGCCGCCAGAGGCCCGGCATCGCACGGGGTTGCGCTCGCGCGCCTGGTTCGACGATCCCTCCAACCCCGACATGACCGCGCTCTATATCGAGCGCTACCTGAACTACGGGCTGAGCCTGGAGGAGCTGCAGTCGGATCGCCCGATCATCGGCATCGCGCAGACCGGCAGCGACCTGGCGCCGTGCAACCGGCATCACCTGATCCTGGCGGATCGCGTGAAGCAGGGTATCCGCGACCGCGGCGGCATCCCGATCGAATTTCCGATCCACCCGATCCAGGAAACCGGCAAGCGCCCCACCGCCGGGCTGGACCGCAACCTGGCCTATCTCAGCCTGGTCGAGGTACTTCACGGCTATCCGATCGACGGCGTCGTGCTGACGATCGGGTGCGACAAGACGACGCCCGCCTGCCTGATGGCCGCCGCGACGGTGAACATTCCCGCGATCGCCCTGTCCGTCGGGCCGATGCTGAACGGCCATTACCAGGGCCAGCGCACCGGGTCGGGGACGATCGTTTGGAAGGCGCGCGAGCTGCTGGCCGCGGGCGAGATCGACTATAAGGGCTTCATCGAACTGGTCGCGTCCAGCGCGCCGTCGACCGGCTTCTGCAACACGATGGGCACCGCGACGACGATGAATTCGCTCGCGGAGGCGCTGGGCATGTCGCTGCCCGCCTCCGCCGCGATCCCCGCGCCGCACCGCGACCGGCAGCAATGCGCATGGGAGACGGGGCGTACGATCGTCGAGATGGTACGCGCCGACCGCCGTCCGTCCGACATCCTGACCCGCCCGGCCTTCCTGAACGCGATCCGCGTCAATTCGGCGATCGGCGGCTCCACCAACGCGCCGATCCACCTCAACGCGATCGCGCGTCACATGGGGGTCGAGCTGTCGCTGGCCGATTGGGAGGAACAGGGGGCGGGCATCCCGCTGCTGGTCAACATGCAGCCGGCGGGCCAGTATCTCGGTGAGGATTTCTACCGCGCCGGCGGCGTTCCGGCGGTGATGGCACAGCTGCTCGCGGCCGGGCTGATCGATGGCAGCGCGCTGACCGCCAACGGCGCGACGGTTGCAGAGAACGTGGCGGGCGCGACCATCGCGGACGAGGATGTGATCTACCCCTTCGATCGCCCGCTGAAGCCGGCCGCCGGGCTGACCGTCCTGTCGGGCAACGTGTTCGACGCCGCGGTCATGAAGCTGTCGGTCATCTCCGACCAGTTCCGCGGCATGTACCTGAGCGATCCCGAGGATCCCGATGCCTTCACCGGCACCGCCGTCGTGTTCGACGGACCGGAGGATTATCACGCCCGGATCGACGACCCCGCCAGCGGGATCGACGAACGCTCGATCCTGGTGATGCGCGGCGCGGGTCCGGTCGGCTACCCGGGCGGCGCTGAGGTGGTCAACATGCGGCCGCCCGCCGCGCTGATCCGCACCGGGGTCCATGCGCTCCCCTGCCTGGGCGACGGGCGGCAATCGGGTACCAGCGGCAGCCCGTCGATCCTGAATGCCGCCCCCGAAGCGGCGGTCGGCGGCGGCCTCGCGCTGCTGCGCTCCGGCGACCGGATGCGGATCGACCTGAAGGCGAACCGCGTCGACATGCTGGTCGACGAAGATGAACTGGCGCGCCGCCGGGCGGAGCTGGAACGCGTGGCGATCCCCGCCTCGCAGACGCCGTGGCAGGAGATCCACCGCGACACCGTCGGCCAGTTCGACACCGGCGCGGTCATCGAGAGCGCGGTCAAGTATCAACGGATCGCCGAGCGCGGCCTGCCGCGCGACAGTCACTGAGATGGTCGCCGCGGTAGCGGGCAGCGGACGGGCGACACTGGGCGAGGGGCCGCTGTGGTCCGGCCGCGAACGGGCCGTCTACTGGGTCGACATACTGGGGCGGTGCGTGCGGCGGCTGGCGCTGGCGGACGGCACGGTGACGGCATGGGACATGCCCGCGCCGACCGGCTGGATCATCGAGCGGCAGGATCGCGCCGGCTTCATCGCCGGCACGGCCACCGGCTTCGTCGAACTGCTGCTGCCCCCGGGTGCCGCGCCGGTCGTGACCCCCATCCACGACCCCGAGCCCGACCTGCCCGCCAACCGCATGAACGATGCGAAGGCGGACGCCGCCGGTCGCATCTGGGCCGGGACGATGCCGTTTTCGTGCCAGGGGGAGACGGGCGCCTTCTATCGGCTCGACCCGGACTTCAGCTGCCGCCAGGTGGATGCACCCTATACGATCGCCAACGGCCCCGCGATCGCGCCGGACGGCCGGACGATCTTCCACACCGATACCGCGCGGCGCACCATCTTCCGGTTCGACGTTCACGACGACGGCACGCTCGGCCGACGGGCGCCGCACATCGTGTTCGACGAGGCATGGGGCAGCCCCGATGGCATGACGCTGGACGCCGACGGCTGCCTGTGGGTGGCGCATTGGGGAACCGGGCAGGTCAGCCGCTTCGATCCGCCGGGCGCACGGATGCGGTCGATCGCGCTGCCCGCGTCGCAGATCACCAGCATGACCTTTGCCGGCGACGGGCTCGACCGGATGTTCGTCACCTCCGCCGCGGACGGATGCGATGACGAGCCGCTGGCCGGCGCGCTGTTCGAGGTCGATCCGGGATGCCGCGGGCTGCCGACCCAGCGGTTCGGCGGGTAGCGGACGCCTGCCACCCCGGCCACGCCTGTCGATCGGGCCTAGTCGCGCTGGTCGCCGATCAGGTCGAGCACGTCGCCGATGATGCGCCGCATCGCCCGGCGGCTGGCATCGGCGTCGCGGGTCGCGATCGCATCCGCAACGGCGGCGTGATCGGCGATGTTGGCCGAGCGCCCCTTGATGCGGTTGGTGAAGCGGATCGACGTGTGGAGCGCCGTCGCCACCACGGTGCGGAACTGGGCGTAGAACGGGTTGCCCGACGCCTGGAGGATCGCGACGTGGAAGGCGATGTCGGCCTCCAGCGGATCGCCGGTGCCCGATTCGGCCGCCGCCATCCGCGCCAGCTCGGCGCGGATCGCCGCCATGTCCGCAGCGGAATGGAACTGCGCCGCCAGCGCCGCCGCCTCCGGCTCGATCGCGATTCGCAGCTGGTTGAACTGGCGCAGCAGGTCGACCGAGAATTTGCGCTCCAGCAGCCAGCGCAGCACGTCGGTGTCGAACAGGTTCCACTGCGACGCCGGGCTGACGACCGTCCCCTGCCGCGGCCGGGCGGTCACCAAACCCTTCGCGGTCAGCATCTTGACCGCTTCCCGCGTCACCGAACGGCTGACCCCGTACGCCTTGGCGATCTCCGCCTCGGTCGGGAACGGGCGCGTTTCGTAGCGGCCGATGACGATCGCCTTGCCCAGCGTGTCGAGCATCCCGTGCGTCAGGTTGCGGCCGAGATCGTGCTGCAAGGCGCGATCGGATGTGGTGTGCCCCCTCTCCATAATGCTTCTTCTGCGCCAAGCTATGCGCCATGTGAAGTCGTCGGACTGGACTTGCACAATTTATCGTATAATTCAGCAGCAGCTTGGGGAGGAACGGCGCGATGACGCTCTCGACGATCGATCTGGCGGTGGTGATCGCCTATGCAGTGGGCATCTTCGCGCTGGCGCAGTGGGTGAGCCGCGACAAGGCGGGCGAGACGAAGGACTCCTCGGACTATTTCCTGGCGTCCAAGTCGCTGCCGTGGTGGGCGATCGGGGCGTCGCTGATCGCGGCGAACATCTCCGCCGAGCAGATCGTCGGCATGGCGGGGTCGGGCTATGCGATCGGGCTCGCCATCTCCTCCTACGAATGGATGGCCGCGCTCACCCTGCTGATCGTCGGCAAGTGGTTCCTGCCGATCTTCCTGAGGAACGGCATCTACACGATGCCGCAATTCCTGGAGCAGCGCTACGGCCCGAACCTGCGCACGCTGATGGCGGTGTTCTGGCTCGGGCTGTACGTCTTCGTGAACCTGACCTCGATCATCTGGCTGGGCTCGATCGCGGTCAATCAGGTGGCGGGCGTCGACCAGGACGCGGCGCTGATCGCGCTGGGGCTGTTCGCGCTCCTCTATCAGCTGCGCGGCGGGTTGAAGGCGGTGGCGCTGACCGACATCGTCCAGGTGACGCTGCTGGTCTTCGGCGGGCTGTGCGTCTCGGCGATCACGCTGTCGCGGATCGGGGGCGCGGGCGGCATCATCGGCGGGTTCGCGCGGTTGCAGCAGGTCGCGCCCGAACATTTCGAGATGATCCTGTCGCCCGACAATCCCTTCTACAAGGACCTGCCCGGCATTTCGGTGCTGATCGGGGGCATGTGGATCGCGAACCTGAGCTATTGGGGGTTCAACCAATATATCATCCAGCGCGCGCTGGCGGCCAAGGACCTGCCCGAGGCGCAGAAGGGCATCGTGCTGGCGGCGTTCCTGAAGATGCTGATGCCGTTCGTGATCGTCGTGCCCGGCATCGCCGCCGTCGTGCTGGCGCCCGACCTGGCCAAGCCCGACCAGGCGTATCCGACGATGCTGCGGCTGTTGCCGCCGGGGCTGCTGGGCCTCGTCTTCGCCGCGCTGGTGGCGGCGATCGTCGCCTCCACCGCGTCCAAGATCAACTCGATCGCGACGATCTTCACGCTCGATCTCTATGCCAAGCGCAAGGGCGCCGCGACCGCCGCAGAGGACGGCGCGGCGAAGGACCCGGCGACCGAGCGGCGGCTGGTGATGGTCGGGCGCATCGCCGCGGCGGTGGCGATCGTGCTGGCGATGGTCACCGCGCGCCCGCTGCTGGGCAAGTCGGACCAGGCGTTCCAGTACATCCAGGAATATACCGGCTTCTTCACGCCGGGCATCACCGTCATCTTCCTGATGGGGCTGTTCTGGCGCCGCGCGACGGAGGCCGGCGCGCTGACCGCGGCGGTCGCCTCCTTCGTGCTGTCGCTGGTGCTGAAATCGGCGCTGCCGGCGCTGCCGTTCATGAACCGGATGGTCGTGGTCTTCGTCGCCGCCGCCGCACTCGCCGCGATCGTCTCGCTGCTGCGCCCGCAGGCGCGCGAGGCGAACCGCGTCGTCACCGGCGACGTCAGCTACGCCACCACCACCGCGTTCAACGTCGCCGCCCTGGGCGTCCTGGCGATCCTCGTCGCCCTCTATGCGACATGGTGGTGAGATGAGGTTCCTCGCCGTCGACTGGGGCACCACCAACCGCCGCGTGTTCGCGATCGACGACGGCCGCGTCGTCACCACCGAGCGCGACGATCGCGGCGCATCGGTCGTGGAGGACTTCCCCGCCGAGATCGCCGCGATCCGGGCGCGGCACGGGGACCATCCGCTGCTGCTCGCGGGCATGGTGGGATCGAATATCGGGTGGCGCGCCATGCCCTACGTCCCCGCGCCCGCCGGACTGGCGGAGGTCGCCGCCGCGGTCGCGCAAGTGGCGCCGGGGGTCCGGATCGTGCCGGGCGTCTCGTACCGCGACGCGCGGCGCGGCGACGTGATGCGCGGCGAGGAGGTGCAGTTGCTGGGCGCGGTCGCCGCCGGACAGGTGCCGGCGGACGCGCTGCTGTGCCAGCCGGGCACGCATTGCAAATGGGCGACGATGGCGCAGGGGCGGATCGCCGCCTTCGTCACCGCGATGACGGGCGAGCTGTTCTCGCTGCTGCGCACGCACGGGCTGCTGGCGCGCCAGCTGACCGGCCCGGTGAGCGACGGCGCTGCGTTCCGCGACGGCGTGGCGGAGGGGGCGCGCGCCGACCTGGCCGCCAGCCTCTTCGGCATTCGCGCCGCCGCGCTGCTGGGGATGCGCGACGATGCGGCGGCGGCCGCATATGCCAGCGGGCTCCTGATCGGCGCCGATGTGGCGCAGCGACTGGCGCAGGCGCGCCACGACCTCGTCCACGTCCTCGCCGATCCGGCGCTGGGCGGGCTGTACGCCGCCGCGATCGAGACGCTGGGGCGCCGCGCCGCGATCGTCGACAGCAACGCCGCCTTCGTCGCCGGAATCACCCGCATACAGGAGCTTGCCGCATGACCCACCTCGCCGCCTTCGACACCGCCTTCGCGCATTGCCCGTTGATCGCGATCCTGCGCGGGGTGCGCGTGGACGAGGTGGTCGCGATCGGCGAGGCGCTGGTCGCGGCGGGGTTCACGATCATCGAGGTGCCGCTGAACTCGCCCGACCCGCTCGCCAGCATCGCCGCGCTGGCGCGCGCGCTGAAGGGGCGCGCGGTCGTCGGCGCGGGCACCGTGCTGCGCGTCGAGGATGTGGCGGCGGTGCAGGCGGCGGGCGGTACGGTCATCATCGCGCCCAACGCCAACCCCGCGGTGATCGCGGCGGCGGCGGCGCGCGGGCTGGTCGCGCTGCCGGGGGTGGCGACCCCGACCGAGGCGTTCGCGGCGCTCGACGCGGGCGCGGCTGCGCTGAAGCTGTTCCCGGCGGAGGCCGCGTCGCCCGCGGTGCTGAAGGCGATGCGCGCGGTGCTGCCCAAGGCGGTGCGGGTGCTGCCGGTGGGCGGCGTGACCCCGGAGGGGATGGCGCCGTGGCGCGCGGCGGGCGCGGCGGGGTTCGGGCTGGGCTCCGCGCTGTACGCGGCGGGGATGACGGCGGACGAGGTGGGCGCGCGGGCGGCGCGATTCGTCGCCGCGCTGTGAGCGGAAGTTGACAAAGTTGACGCCACGTCGGCGCCGGAAGCGGGTTCGTGCGGGGGTGTCGCGGGCGGCGTGAGCTGGGCGGGGGTCGACGGGCGCAACACGATCCGGCGGGCATGCCTGATGACGGGGCGTGTAGGACAGCGGTTTTCCGGAACGTCATCCCGGGCCTGACCCAGGACCTCTGCGAACGTCGTGGATCGCTTGACGATGTCGCCGTTCCCCGGCGCAGGCCGGGGTCCAGCTGGCGTGGCTTTTCCGTCTGTTACCGCCGTCCCCCAGCTGGGCCCCGGCCTTCGCCGGGGAACAAGGAACCGAGTTTCGCAGAGGCCTCGATCAAGTCCGGGACGACGCGGGATGCGGCCGCCTTGCGCCCGCGCCGTCGTCCCCGCGGAGGCGGGTGGACGGCGCTACTTCGCCGTCGCGCCCCGGCGGTAGTCGTGCGTCAGGAAATCGAACGCCGGCAGCGCCTCGTGCCGCCGGTAGTCGAACCAGGCGGCGTTTTCCCAGTTGGAGCCCTTGCCCCACCGCGTCCCGCAGCGGGTCGACACCCAGTTGGGCTCCCAATAGACCACGCCGACGCCGCCCGCATCGACCACCGTCTGCGTCAGGTCGATGAGATACCGGCGCTGCCCCGCCGGCGTCGCGGGATAGCCCGCCACCAGCGTATCCTCGCCCAGCAGGTTGGGCGAGGTATCGGCATTGGCCATGGTGAAGGGATAGGCCGTCTCCACCACGATCACGTCCGCCTTGTAGCGCGCCTTCACGCGCGCCAGCGTCGCGCCCATCTCGGGCATCGATTGGGTCGACCACTTCTTGTAATAGCTGATGCCGATCACGTCATAGTCGAGCACCCCGGCCGCGGTCGCATCGTCGAACCAGCGCTCGACATTCTCGGGCTGCGCGATGTGGAGCATCACGCGCGGCGCGATCCGGCCCGCCTTCCCCGCATCGCGCACCGCCTTGATCCCGGCGTTGAATAGCGTCGCGTTGCGGGTCCAGTCGATCGCCTTCTTCGGCCCCGCCATCAGTTCCGGGTTGGTTTCGTTGCCGACCTGGACCATCTCCGGCATCAGCCCCTGTGCGTCGAGCCTGCCCAGCACGTCGCGGGTGTAGGCGTAGAGCGCCTTCGCCTGCGCGGGCGTATCGAGCGCCGCCCAGGCGGCGGGCACGATCTGCTTGTCGCCGTCGGCCCAGTCGTCCGAATAATGGAAGTCGAGCAGCACCTGCATGCCCGCCGCCTTCGCCCGGCGGATCGTCTTCGAGACGTCGGCCAGGTCGCTGTACTTCGTCCATTTCGCATCGTTCCAGATGCGCACGCGGACGATGTTGCCGCCCTTCTTCGCGAGCAGCGCGTACGGATCGACCGGCTTTCCGCCGCTGCGATAGACCGCGCCGCAATCCTCCATCTCGTTGACGTAGGACAGGTCCGCGCCGAGGTAGAGCGGCGGCACCGGAGCGCGTGGTCCCGCGAGCGCCGGGGTGGCGGCCAGCAGCGCGGCGGCGGTGAGGAGCGCGCGGCGCATCAGAAGCTGAACCCCACGCCCGCCAGGAAGCGGCGGCCGAACTTCTCGTACCGGCCCTGCAGGCGGCGGTCGCCGTAATAGGTCTCGAACGGCTCGTCGGTCAGGTTGTTGGCCTGGAACAGCAGGCGCACGCCCTTCAGCGCGCCGGCGCCGAATTCGTAGCTGGTCTGGAAATCGAGCACGCTTTCGGGCGCGGTGAACAGGATGCGGTCGGTATCGCCCAGCTCGGTCGCGTAATTGGAGCGGTAGCGGAAGGCGACGCGCGCCTCGAACCCCGCCTTGCTGTAATAGAGCGTGGCGTTGGCGACATGCTTCGACAGGCCGGGCAGCTGGATCGCGCCGATGGCATTGTCGTTCTCGGTCACCGAGATGTTGCTGTCGGTATAGCTGTAGTTGAGGTACGTGCCGAAGCCGTCGAACGGCG
The sequence above is drawn from the Sphingomonas adhaesiva genome and encodes:
- a CDS encoding sodium/sugar symporter, producing MTLSTIDLAVVIAYAVGIFALAQWVSRDKAGETKDSSDYFLASKSLPWWAIGASLIAANISAEQIVGMAGSGYAIGLAISSYEWMAALTLLIVGKWFLPIFLRNGIYTMPQFLEQRYGPNLRTLMAVFWLGLYVFVNLTSIIWLGSIAVNQVAGVDQDAALIALGLFALLYQLRGGLKAVALTDIVQVTLLVFGGLCVSAITLSRIGGAGGIIGGFARLQQVAPEHFEMILSPDNPFYKDLPGISVLIGGMWIANLSYWGFNQYIIQRALAAKDLPEAQKGIVLAAFLKMLMPFVIVVPGIAAVVLAPDLAKPDQAYPTMLRLLPPGLLGLVFAALVAAIVASTASKINSIATIFTLDLYAKRKGAATAAEDGAAKDPATERRLVMVGRIAAAVAIVLAMVTARPLLGKSDQAFQYIQEYTGFFTPGITVIFLMGLFWRRATEAGALTAAVASFVLSLVLKSALPALPFMNRMVVVFVAAAALAAIVSLLRPQAREANRVVTGDVSYATTTAFNVAALGVLAILVALYATWW
- a CDS encoding 2-dehydro-3-deoxygalactonokinase, producing MRFLAVDWGTTNRRVFAIDDGRVVTTERDDRGASVVEDFPAEIAAIRARHGDHPLLLAGMVGSNIGWRAMPYVPAPAGLAEVAAAVAQVAPGVRIVPGVSYRDARRGDVMRGEEVQLLGAVAAGQVPADALLCQPGTHCKWATMAQGRIAAFVTAMTGELFSLLRTHGLLARQLTGPVSDGAAFRDGVAEGARADLAASLFGIRAAALLGMRDDAAAAAYASGLLIGADVAQRLAQARHDLVHVLADPALGGLYAAAIETLGRRAAIVDSNAAFVAGITRIQELAA
- a CDS encoding 2-dehydro-3-deoxy-6-phosphogalactonate aldolase, yielding MTHLAAFDTAFAHCPLIAILRGVRVDEVVAIGEALVAAGFTIIEVPLNSPDPLASIAALARALKGRAVVGAGTVLRVEDVAAVQAAGGTVIIAPNANPAVIAAAAARGLVALPGVATPTEAFAALDAGAAALKLFPAEAASPAVLKAMRAVLPKAVRVLPVGGVTPEGMAPWRAAGAAGFGLGSALYAAGMTADEVGARAARFVAAL
- a CDS encoding glycoside hydrolase family 53 protein, whose amino-acid sequence is MRRALLTAAALLAATPALAGPRAPVPPLYLGADLSYVNEMEDCGAVYRSGGKPVDPYALLAKKGGNIVRVRIWNDAKWTKYSDLADVSKTIRRAKAAGMQVLLDFHYSDDWADGDKQIVPAAWAALDTPAQAKALYAYTRDVLGRLDAQGLMPEMVQVGNETNPELMAGPKKAIDWTRNATLFNAGIKAVRDAGKAGRIAPRVMLHIAQPENVERWFDDATAAGVLDYDVIGISYYKKWSTQSMPEMGATLARVKARYKADVIVVETAYPFTMANADTSPNLLGEDTLVAGYPATPAGQRRYLIDLTQTVVDAGGVGVVYWEPNWVSTRCGTRWGKGSNWENAAWFDYRRHEALPAFDFLTHDYRRGATAK